A genomic window from Flavobacterium sp. I3-2 includes:
- a CDS encoding glycosyltransferase family 2 protein, which translates to MIELWDRYFYMWHVLDWQTLMKWGWYIFVLDIPRFFIVEGIALYWSKFSRRKTKHLWEKAREDLLNEMPLVTVLVPGHNEGKHLFKLVQSMNRQTYKNLELIVVDDGSTDDTAIIARSFEKYGQIDRFISVKERGGKASAANLGLRYSNGKYVVHLDADSSLDSDAIEKVLIPFYRFENIGGVGGNLIVRNEEESLTTTMQFLEYLQSISVSRIVQSKLKIYKIISGAFGAFPREVLERIGGWDIGPGLDGDITVKIRKIDYHTVFEEEAICRTHVPVTWTALTKQRLRWSRSLIRFRLRKHKDVWMPDKNFRLINFMSFFENVFFSLVLDFLWFFYMFKIILTDPTFMLIWFPFKYTIYLAITFGQYMFAVSVNKDKKKLLSKLIYLPLFPIYMGYYMRIVRTISYLDELFFYDSYKDVWNPLKTSKKAKEYGM; encoded by the coding sequence ATGATAGAATTATGGGATAGATATTTCTATATGTGGCATGTTCTTGATTGGCAAACTTTGATGAAATGGGGATGGTATATTTTTGTTTTAGATATTCCTAGGTTTTTTATCGTAGAGGGTATTGCCTTATATTGGAGTAAATTCAGTAGAAGAAAAACAAAGCATTTATGGGAAAAAGCTAGAGAAGATTTGTTAAATGAAATGCCTTTAGTAACTGTTTTGGTTCCTGGACATAATGAAGGTAAACATCTTTTCAAGCTTGTTCAGTCGATGAATAGACAGACATATAAAAATTTAGAGTTGATTGTTGTCGATGATGGTTCTACGGATGATACAGCAATAATTGCACGTTCTTTTGAAAAATATGGTCAAATAGATAGATTTATTTCTGTTAAAGAAAGAGGTGGTAAAGCTTCTGCTGCTAATTTGGGACTTCGATATTCAAACGGGAAATATGTAGTTCATTTAGATGCAGATTCATCATTAGATAGTGACGCTATTGAAAAAGTACTCATACCTTTTTATAGATTTGAAAATATTGGTGGAGTTGGTGGAAATTTAATTGTAAGAAATGAAGAAGAATCATTAACTACAACAATGCAATTTTTAGAATATTTGCAATCAATTAGTGTTTCTAGAATTGTTCAATCAAAATTAAAAATATATAAAATTATTTCTGGTGCATTTGGTGCATTTCCAAGAGAAGTTTTAGAACGAATTGGAGGTTGGGATATTGGTCCAGGTTTGGATGGAGATATTACGGTAAAAATTAGAAAGATTGATTACCATACAGTTTTTGAAGAAGAAGCGATTTGTAGAACGCACGTTCCAGTTACTTGGACTGCTTTGACTAAACAAAGATTGAGATGGTCAAGATCATTAATTCGATTTAGATTAAGAAAACATAAAGATGTTTGGATGCCTGATAAAAATTTTAGATTAATAAATTTTATGTCATTTTTTGAAAATGTTTTTTTTAGTCTTGTTTTAGATTTTTTATGGTTTTTCTATATGTTCAAAATTATTTTAACCGATCCAACTTTCATGCTAATTTGGTTTCCTTTTAAATATACCATTTACCTTGCAATTACATTTGGTCAATACATGTTTGCTGTATCGGTTAATAAAGACAAGAAAAAACTTCTTTCTAAATTGATATATCTTCCTCTCTTTCCAATTTATATGGGATATTATATGCGTATTGTTCGTACAATTTCATATTTGGATGAGTTGTTTTTTTATGATTCCTATAAAGATGTTTGGAATCCGTTAAAAACTTCGAAAAAAGCAAAGGAATATGGAATGTAA
- a CDS encoding formimidoylglutamase, translating into MNNFSFFNISDRNKLVDLRVGEIKFGERIDFLDSNQTIDSFLAETASKYIIFGICESIGVKANFGRIGTENTWQIALKSLLNIQHNKTCKGNNVGVLGYFNFEEENQLAANLNPSIKEERKQLFKLVEKIDKEISFLVSKIVKANKIPIIIGGGHNNAYGNIKGLALAKGRAVNVINFDAHTDFRPLEGRHSGNGFSYAFEEDFLGNYFIFGIHENYTSKEIFSRIKENSQRVKFNTYEQMEIRLEKDFKMELKYAAKHIKENSFGIEIDLDAIIHMPSSAMSYSGFSTKKARQFVNYYANLENVAYLHICEGAPNFELEENKAVLGKFISYLITDFIKPNLEVIE; encoded by the coding sequence ATGAATAACTTTTCATTTTTTAACATTTCAGATAGAAATAAATTAGTTGATCTTCGAGTTGGAGAAATCAAATTTGGAGAACGAATTGATTTTTTAGATTCTAATCAAACTATTGATTCATTTTTAGCAGAAACAGCATCTAAATATATCATTTTCGGAATTTGCGAATCAATTGGTGTTAAAGCGAATTTTGGTAGAATTGGTACAGAAAATACTTGGCAAATTGCTTTAAAATCACTTTTAAACATTCAACATAACAAAACTTGTAAAGGAAATAATGTTGGTGTTTTGGGATATTTTAATTTTGAAGAAGAAAATCAATTAGCAGCAAATTTAAATCCTTCAATAAAAGAAGAACGTAAACAATTATTTAAACTTGTTGAAAAAATTGATAAAGAAATCTCATTTTTAGTTTCAAAAATTGTCAAAGCGAATAAAATTCCAATCATTATTGGCGGAGGCCACAATAACGCTTATGGTAACATTAAAGGATTAGCACTAGCTAAAGGACGCGCAGTGAATGTAATTAATTTTGATGCGCATACCGATTTTCGTCCTTTAGAAGGAAGACATAGCGGAAATGGATTTTCATATGCTTTTGAAGAAGATTTCTTAGGTAATTATTTCATATTTGGAATTCATGAAAACTACACTTCAAAAGAAATTTTTTCGAGAATAAAAGAAAACAGCCAACGTGTAAAGTTTAATACGTATGAGCAAATGGAAATTCGTTTAGAAAAAGATTTCAAGATGGAATTAAAATATGCTGCTAAGCACATCAAAGAAAATTCTTTTGGAATTGAAATCGATTTAGACGCGATAATTCACATGCCATCAAGCGCAATGAGTTATTCTGGTTTTTCTACAAAAAAAGCCAGACAATTTGTAAACTATTATGCAAATTTAGAAAACGTTGCTTATCTACATATTTGCGAAGGTGCACCAAATTTTGAATTGGAAGAAAACAAAGCCGTTTTAGGCAAATTTATTAGTTATTTAATTACTGATTTTATAAAACCTAATCTAGAAGTAATTGAATAA
- a CDS encoding helix-turn-helix domain-containing protein translates to MYAVSKELEIKGFSIISIDNLITKNNGSSDFNTMEYFIIFIVFEETKIIVEGRPYFIEANNLVFIAPHKNVTYEYGNSENTIVAFSSSFYEKSAKDSFILNSELYFNDIHDIYVSPAIGSKEVLKALIIERINLYKEKEIGIYIAVAHNCVEILLLDGLLSLEEKSCEETCAHSTYLDKVNKFRVLLQKYFKKEKSVSFYSEKLNVSPQRLSVMTKAVIGKGAKRIVVEKVSNEALRMLENSILNISEIAIELGFADEANFSTFVKKNLGKSPSEMREFLLNSVKITN, encoded by the coding sequence ATGTACGCTGTTTCAAAAGAGTTAGAAATTAAAGGATTTAGTATTATTTCGATAGATAATCTTATAACTAAAAATAATGGTTCTTCTGATTTTAATACAATGGAATATTTTATAATATTTATTGTATTTGAAGAAACAAAAATTATAGTTGAAGGAAGACCTTATTTTATCGAAGCTAATAATTTAGTTTTTATTGCTCCGCACAAAAATGTAACTTATGAATATGGAAATTCAGAAAATACAATCGTTGCTTTTTCGTCTTCTTTTTATGAAAAATCTGCTAAAGATAGTTTTATACTTAATTCCGAATTATATTTTAATGATATTCACGACATATATGTTTCTCCGGCTATTGGATCAAAGGAAGTTCTCAAAGCATTAATTATAGAACGAATTAATTTATATAAAGAAAAAGAAATTGGAATTTATATAGCAGTTGCTCATAATTGTGTTGAAATTCTTTTGCTTGACGGACTTTTAAGTTTAGAAGAAAAGTCTTGTGAAGAAACTTGTGCACATTCTACATATTTGGACAAGGTAAATAAATTTAGAGTTTTGTTACAAAAATATTTTAAAAAGGAAAAAAGTGTTTCTTTTTATTCTGAAAAACTCAATGTTTCGCCACAACGACTTTCTGTTATGACAAAAGCTGTTATTGGAAAAGGTGCAAAACGAATTGTAGTTGAAAAAGTTTCTAATGAAGCACTTCGTATGTTAGAAAACTCAATATTAAATATTTCAGAAATCGCAATTGAACTTGGATTTGCTGATGAAGCAAATTTCAGCACCTTTGTTAAGAAAAATTTAGGAAAATCACCAAGTGAAATGCGTGAATTTTTGTTAAACAGTGTAAAAATCACAAATTAA
- a CDS encoding HlyD family efflux transporter periplasmic adaptor subunit produces MKVKFTKDIVVDNSQPEKSKRRRWDRWLYIGVLVLLLGSFIRWLTTPWFFDYAHGILLQEQYDVKFTNDIRVLDYKIHEDDYVLKGDTLFAYERFNENSNDKNIHLDSLQMLRNQNNGKDALIAIEAQIEKRRLFLVALKKRLNYWLSEHTRKEKLVYLNVITQNELANVDRSIDDTRYEIATVQAEYQVLVNERLKMLQSLSYANQLNKVGLHYANQKTYFISPVDGKIDRIVVQENQICYKPEKVFSIIRPVYFVRAYIEMSDLDKFEIGDDVVVVLPYGYKNLAGKVSKMYAVSETKDDVIVDNSIIDYKHGVVVEILPTNCKGWDKLKVSNIPVKVRKGLINI; encoded by the coding sequence ATGAAAGTCAAATTCACAAAAGATATTGTAGTCGATAACTCGCAACCAGAAAAATCAAAAAGAAGAAGATGGGATAGATGGTTATATATTGGAGTATTGGTTTTATTGTTAGGGTCTTTTATAAGATGGCTTACAACACCTTGGTTTTTTGATTATGCTCATGGAATTTTATTGCAAGAACAATACGATGTAAAATTTACAAATGATATTCGTGTCTTAGATTATAAAATACATGAGGATGATTATGTACTTAAAGGGGATACTTTGTTTGCTTATGAAAGATTTAACGAAAATTCAAATGATAAAAACATCCATTTAGATTCGCTACAAATGCTACGAAATCAAAATAATGGAAAAGATGCTTTAATTGCAATCGAAGCTCAAATAGAAAAAAGAAGGCTTTTTTTAGTTGCCTTGAAAAAACGATTAAATTACTGGTTGTCTGAACATACAAGAAAAGAAAAATTAGTTTATTTAAATGTAATCACGCAAAATGAATTAGCAAATGTCGATAGATCAATTGATGATACAAGATATGAAATTGCAACGGTTCAAGCTGAGTATCAAGTGTTGGTAAATGAACGCTTAAAGATGCTTCAAAGTCTTTCATATGCTAATCAATTAAATAAAGTTGGTTTACATTATGCAAATCAAAAAACGTATTTTATTTCGCCAGTGGATGGTAAAATAGATCGAATTGTAGTTCAAGAAAATCAAATTTGCTATAAACCAGAAAAGGTTTTTTCAATCATCAGACCTGTTTATTTTGTTCGCGCTTATATCGAAATGTCTGATTTAGATAAATTCGAAATAGGGGATGATGTTGTTGTGGTACTACCATATGGATACAAAAATCTTGCAGGGAAAGTTAGTAAAATGTATGCTGTTTCTGAAACTAAAGATGATGTTATTGTTGATAATTCTATAATTGATTATAAACATGGAGTTGTTGTTGAAATTTTACCAACAAATTGTAAAGGTTGGGATAAATTGAAAGTAAGTAATATTCCTGTAAAAGTTAGAAAGGGATTAATTAATATATAA
- a CDS encoding TolC family protein, producing MRLLWSLILIFLFCVDSNAQTSKKSNQELDQLVIEYNALFFASKKLVEQVYHKTQSSDKEILLKFIDQNENLVNKKSSSQNFNEQNSVSNIGLKWVSDFTHNFGLGGSDDEDIYFRSKVSTGLDWVIFGEGSYFKHKNDLKLNLIENRKDSLELMLLKKNDVSQKKIETLQYIYDMQRIEILKKYADFLKAKVDYTNKLFASKLINLPEKIKVENDYSKIKNNLDLSENFLSNQDNQSLLSEYGNIPNVNYDLLNIDKKELTDLLAIDSEIVELEKELIRKDRKNSDRPSFRTKVRYNVFNSEGDFNRSFASVGASLSVPIRFGKDHALEYKIESFDEKLELQKLKTQERLEKLYFDFYSKKNELKNLQNDLKLIDALLDNEIQIYEKHIMNFSPEKYIDFAMQFLKKKIEILDVNQTLSEYFITYQLITEQSKKTTSQVFNSNVLETPFEISLKEESSITPSSTYLWSNTFKTETNESLVTILNENKIKTVFLSPGENNDEKLNDFVVQANQNQIKIHRLIGENSYAQNQLGLKKLIRKINHIDKNTYTGIHLDIEPHTFSDYRENMDSYVENMNTIFTQVNQLCNENNMQLSVSVPMNLTEKNAKVLRKLKIKTYIMAYENVDQNKLLKRTEKLRNILKDNFVWVLRLSDFKNDEELKMALKELKNQGITEISYYDVSALLNPNE from the coding sequence ATGAGATTATTATGGAGCTTGATTTTAATTTTTTTGTTTTGTGTTGATAGTAATGCGCAAACAAGTAAAAAATCAAATCAAGAGTTAGATCAACTAGTAATTGAATACAACGCACTTTTTTTTGCTAGTAAAAAATTAGTTGAACAAGTCTATCATAAAACACAATCTTCTGACAAAGAAATTTTACTAAAGTTTATTGATCAGAATGAAAATCTAGTTAATAAAAAAAGTAGTAGCCAAAATTTTAACGAACAAAATTCAGTTTCGAATATTGGATTGAAATGGGTTTCTGACTTTACTCATAATTTTGGATTAGGTGGTTCTGATGATGAAGATATTTATTTTAGGTCAAAGGTTTCAACAGGATTAGATTGGGTAATTTTTGGAGAAGGTAGTTATTTTAAACACAAAAATGATTTAAAATTAAATCTTATCGAAAATCGAAAAGATTCATTAGAATTGATGTTATTGAAGAAAAATGATGTTTCGCAAAAAAAAATAGAAACACTTCAATATATTTATGATATGCAACGTATTGAAATTTTAAAAAAATACGCTGATTTCCTAAAAGCAAAAGTTGATTACACAAACAAATTATTTGCTTCAAAATTGATTAATCTTCCTGAAAAAATAAAAGTTGAAAACGATTATTCTAAGATAAAAAACAATCTCGATTTGAGTGAAAATTTTTTATCAAATCAAGATAATCAATCGCTTTTAAGTGAATATGGAAATATTCCGAATGTCAATTATGATTTGCTAAATATTGACAAAAAAGAATTGACAGATCTTTTAGCAATTGATTCAGAAATTGTTGAACTTGAGAAAGAGTTAATTCGAAAAGACCGAAAAAATTCGGATCGACCGAGTTTCAGAACCAAAGTAAGATATAATGTTTTTAATTCAGAAGGCGATTTTAATCGTTCGTTTGCTAGCGTTGGAGCTTCGTTATCAGTTCCAATTCGGTTTGGAAAAGATCATGCTCTTGAATATAAAATCGAAAGTTTTGATGAAAAATTAGAACTTCAAAAATTAAAAACTCAAGAGCGTTTAGAGAAACTCTATTTTGATTTTTATTCTAAAAAGAATGAATTAAAGAATTTACAAAATGATTTGAAACTGATTGATGCGCTTTTAGATAATGAAATTCAGATTTATGAGAAACATATTATGAATTTCAGTCCAGAAAAATACATCGATTTTGCTATGCAATTTCTAAAAAAGAAGATTGAAATTTTAGATGTTAATCAAACGCTTTCGGAGTATTTTATAACATATCAATTAATCACTGAACAGAGTAAAAAAACAACTTCGCAAGTTTTTAATTCAAATGTTTTAGAAACACCTTTTGAGATTTCATTGAAAGAAGAAAGTTCAATAACACCGAGTTCTACCTATTTATGGAGTAATACATTTAAAACAGAAACCAATGAATCTTTGGTAACCATTCTAAATGAGAATAAAATAAAAACCGTATTTCTTTCTCCTGGAGAAAATAATGATGAAAAGTTAAATGATTTTGTTGTTCAAGCCAATCAAAATCAAATTAAAATTCATCGATTAATAGGAGAGAATTCATATGCACAAAATCAGCTTGGATTAAAAAAATTGATTCGAAAAATCAATCACATAGATAAAAATACTTACACAGGAATACATTTGGATATTGAACCTCATACTTTTTCTGATTATCGTGAAAATATGGATAGCTACGTCGAAAACATGAATACTATTTTCACACAAGTTAACCAATTGTGCAACGAAAATAATATGCAGTTAAGTGTAAGTGTACCAATGAATTTAACCGAAAAAAACGCAAAAGTTTTGAGAAAATTAAAAATCAAAACTTATATAATGGCTTATGAAAATGTGGATCAAAATAAGTTATTAAAACGCACTGAAAAATTGAGAAATATTTTAAAAGATAATTTTGTTTGGGTTTTGCGATTAAGCGATTTTAAAAATGACGAAGAATTAAAAATGGCATTGAAAGAATTGAAAAATCAAGGAATTACAGAAATTAGTTATTACGATGTTTCAGCGCTATTAAATCCAAATGAATGA